Proteins from one Tolypothrix sp. NIES-4075 genomic window:
- a CDS encoding S-layer homology domain-containing protein gives MMQLTKLVSAGVSLLSLNLIVLTVGALDTSAQSSPVNTFSDVKSSYWAEPFIRGLAARNIVTGYPDGTFRPEQAVDRDEFAAIIRKAFDKPAIRQIQSGAVYKDIPANYWATRPIEEAYQQGFMSGYAGGYFRPNQPVSKVEAIVALYKGLNLTTSASAVSVPTVAQRVVPEQTTRKAVKRRIFMPLAFTTLMQPLLIPKAQAVTANAVDLNHPASFIITNTYADANKIPQYAVGDVAAATEKNIVVNYPNTKVLNPTKPATRGEITALIYQTLVYQGKIEPIAINSSASQFIVRTPIRKQKVK, from the coding sequence GTGATGCAGTTAACGAAGTTAGTATCAGCAGGTGTATCTTTACTATCTTTAAATTTAATAGTACTTACAGTTGGAGCATTAGATACATCTGCTCAATCTTCACCTGTAAATACTTTTAGCGATGTTAAATCTAGTTATTGGGCAGAACCATTTATTCGGGGTTTGGCTGCAAGAAATATTGTAACTGGATATCCTGATGGTACATTTAGACCAGAACAGGCAGTAGACCGAGATGAGTTTGCAGCAATCATTCGTAAAGCTTTTGATAAACCAGCAATTCGCCAGATCCAAAGTGGTGCTGTATATAAAGATATTCCTGCTAACTATTGGGCTACTCGTCCCATTGAAGAGGCATATCAACAAGGTTTTATGTCAGGTTATGCTGGTGGTTATTTTCGTCCCAATCAACCAGTTTCTAAGGTTGAGGCTATAGTTGCCTTATATAAAGGTTTGAATTTAACTACTAGTGCATCAGCAGTTAGTGTACCTACAGTGGCGCAGAGAGTAGTTCCTGAACAAACCACACGAAAAGCTGTAAAAAGACGTATTTTCATGCCTCTTGCATTTACTACTTTGATGCAACCGTTATTAATACCAAAAGCCCAGGCTGTAACAGCTAATGCTGTGGATCTTAACCATCCTGCATCATTTATTATTACTAATACTTACGCAGATGCCAATAAGATTCCGCAATATGCAGTTGGAGATGTAGCAGCAGCAACCGAAAAAAATATAGTGGTGAATTATCCAAATACCAAAGTTCTTAATCCAACAAAACCTGCCACACGCGGAGAGATTACAGCTTTAATTTATCAAACTTTAGTTTACCAAGGAAAAATCGAACCAATTGCTATTAATTCATCTGCTAGTCAATTTATTGTTCGTACTCCTATCAGAAAGCAAAAGGTTAAATAA
- a CDS encoding TIGR00341 family protein: MRQLIIQVPRGNGKAVIDIAKSHNGSNLARFEGNAEEPIDVVIVHVSNREVGKVLEELQDLPKVHITLIPTGVIALQPPASEAPQQVVDVEERSPIEIFLSGLQSVGSWQGFLGYASLAGFVVWIGLYTNTTYLLVAAMLIAPFAGPAMNTAIATAWGDRKLLGRSILRYFAALAVTIATTWLLSLILRQEIPTSLMLDSSQISAVAVILPLVAGAAGALTLVQSDRSSLVSGAATGMLVAASLAPPAGIVGMASAIGRWDMAISGLFLLFLQLCGINFSAALLFRVFGLSPQATRYQRGKKRVFTIALTITVIALALLLTWQFSHSPNLQRSSLAQRANAQVQKTVEQVGLAKLVESNVRFTRSNIEDQDTLLSVVYVQRQPQVTASNEEISSRLTQSIQAQLLKQDLNVTPLVDVKVLEPPASKQ; encoded by the coding sequence ATGCGTCAACTCATTATCCAAGTACCACGGGGAAATGGAAAAGCTGTTATTGATATTGCCAAATCTCATAACGGGTCAAATCTGGCACGATTTGAAGGAAATGCAGAAGAACCCATTGATGTGGTGATTGTTCACGTTTCTAATCGAGAAGTTGGGAAAGTCTTAGAGGAATTACAAGACTTGCCCAAAGTACACATCACGCTCATACCAACTGGTGTGATAGCTCTGCAACCACCTGCATCGGAAGCACCACAGCAAGTTGTGGATGTGGAAGAACGCAGTCCGATTGAGATTTTTCTTTCTGGTTTGCAAAGTGTTGGCTCTTGGCAAGGTTTTCTAGGTTACGCATCGCTTGCAGGTTTTGTGGTCTGGATTGGCTTGTATACTAATACAACTTACTTACTGGTAGCGGCAATGCTGATTGCCCCGTTTGCAGGCCCGGCAATGAATACAGCGATCGCAACTGCATGGGGCGATCGCAAACTCCTGGGGCGGAGTATCCTACGATATTTTGCCGCTTTAGCAGTCACAATTGCCACCACTTGGTTACTTAGCCTAATCTTAAGGCAAGAAATTCCCACTAGTCTAATGCTAGACAGTAGCCAGATTTCAGCAGTGGCAGTGATTTTACCATTGGTAGCCGGAGCCGCCGGAGCGCTCACCTTGGTTCAGTCAGACCGGAGCAGTTTAGTCTCTGGGGCAGCAACCGGAATGTTAGTCGCCGCTTCCTTAGCTCCACCTGCGGGAATTGTCGGTATGGCAAGTGCAATTGGTAGGTGGGATATGGCAATTTCGGGGCTGTTCTTACTGTTTTTGCAACTATGCGGCATCAACTTTTCAGCAGCCCTCTTGTTCCGAGTTTTCGGGCTGTCTCCTCAAGCAACTCGCTATCAGCGTGGTAAAAAACGGGTATTTACTATTGCTTTGACGATCACTGTTATCGCATTGGCTCTTTTACTAACTTGGCAGTTTTCCCATTCTCCCAATCTTCAACGCTCTAGCCTTGCCCAACGTGCTAACGCCCAAGTCCAGAAAACTGTAGAGCAAGTGGGTTTAGCAAAATTAGTCGAGTCGAATGTACGCTTTACACGATCCAACATTGAAGACCAGGATACCCTGCTATCTGTTGTTTATGTGCAGCGTCAACCGCAAGTTACAGCGTCTAATGAAGAAATAAGCTCTAGGCTCACCCAATCAATTCAGGCTCAATTATTGAAACAGGATTTAAATGTCACACCTTTAGTTGATGTCAAAGTGCTAGAACCACCTGCTAGTAAACAATAA